In Callospermophilus lateralis isolate mCalLat2 chromosome 18, mCalLat2.hap1, whole genome shotgun sequence, one DNA window encodes the following:
- the Ercc2 gene encoding general transcription and DNA repair factor IIH helicase subunit XPD, translated as MKLNVDGLLVYFPYDYIYPEQFSYMLELKRTLDAKGHGVLEMPSGTGKTVSLLALIMAYQRAYPLEVTKLIYCSRTVPEIEKVIEELRKLLNFYEKQEDEKLPFLGLALSSRKNLCIHPEVTPLRFGKDVDGKCHSLTASYVRAQYQQDASLPHCRFYEEFDAHGRQAPLPAGIYNLDDLKALGRRQGWCPYFLARYSILHANVVVYSYHYLLDPKIADLVSKELARKAVVVFDEAHNIDNVCIDSMSVNLTRRTLDRCQGNLETLQKTVLRIKETDEQRLRDEYRRLVEGLREASAARETDAHLANPVLPDEVLKEAVPGSIRTAEHFLGFLRRLLEFVKWRLRVQHVVQESPPAFLSSLAQRVCIQRKPLRFCAERLRSLLHTLEIADLADFSPLTLLANFATLVSTYAKGFTIIIEPFDDRTPTIANPILHFSCMDASLAIKPVFERFQSVIITSGTLSPLDIYPKILDFHPVTMATFTMTLARVCLCPMIIGRGNDQVAISSKFETREDIAVIRNYGNLLLEMSAVVPDGIVAFFTSYQYMESTVASWYEQGILENIQRNKLLFIETQDGAETSVALEKYQEACENGRGAILLSVARGKVSEGIDFVHHFGRAVIMFGVPYVYTQSRILKARLEYLRDQFQIRENDFLTFDAMRHAAQCVGRAIRGKTDYGLMVFADKRFARADKRGKLPRWIQEHLTDANLNLTVDEGVQVAKYFLRQMAQPFHREDQLGLSLLSLEQLESEETLQRIEQIAQQM; from the exons ATGAA GCTCAACGTGGACGGGCTGCTGGTCTACTTCCCCTACGACTACATCTACCCGGAGCAGTTCTCCTACATGCTGGAGCTCAAACGCACGCTGGACGCCAAG GGTCATGGAGTCCTGGAGATGCCCTCAGGCACTGGCAAGACAGTGTCCCTGCTGGCGCTGATTATGGCCTACCAGCGG GCATATCCACTGGAGGTGACGAAACTCATCTACTGCTCGAGGACAGTGCCAGAGATTGAGAAG GTGATTGAGGAGCTTCGCAAGTTGCTCAATTTTTACGAAAAGCAGGAAGATGAGAAGCTGCCATTTTTGGGGCTGGCTCTGAGCTCCCGCAAGAACCTGTGCATTCATCCTGAG GTGACACCGCTGCGCTTTGGGAAAGATGTTGATGGGAAATGCCACAGCCTCACGGCCTCCTACGTGCGGGCGCAATACCAACAGGACGCCAGCTTGCCCCACTGCCGCTTCTATGAG GAATTCGACGCCCATGGGCGCCAAGCGCCCCTCCCTGCCGGCATCTACAACCTGGATGACCTGAAGGCCTTGGGGCGGCGCCAGGGCTGGTGCCCTTACTTCCTTGCCCGCTACTCA ATCCTGCACGCCAACGTGGTGGTTTACAGCTACCACTACCTCCTGGACCCCAAGATAGCAGACCTGGTGTCCAAGGAGCTGGCCCGCAAGGCCGTGGTGGTCTTTGACGAGGCCCACAACATTG ACAACGTCTGTATCGACTCCATGAGTGTCAACCTCACCCGCCGGACCCTGGACAGGTGCCAGGGCAACCTGGAGACCCTGCAGAAGACGGTGCTCAG GATCAAGGAGACGGACGAACAGCGCCTGCGCGATGAGTACCGCCGCCTGGTGGAGGGGCTGCGGGAGGCCAGTGCTGCCCGGGAGACCGACGCCCACCTGGCCAACCCTGTGCTGCCCGATGAGGTGTTGAAGG AGGCGGTGCCCGGCTCCATCCGCACGGCTGAGCACTTCCTCGGCTTCCTGCGGCGGCTGTTGGAGTTCGTCAAGTGGCGGCTGCGCGTTCAGCACGTGGTCCAGGAGAGCCCGCCCGCCTTCCTGAGCAGCCTGGCACAGCGTGTGTGCATCCAGCGCAAGCCCCTCAG GTTCTGTGCCGAGCGCCTGCGGTCCCTCCTGCACACCTTGGAGATCGCCGACCTGGCTGACTTCTCCCCCCTCACTCTACTTGCTAACTTCGCCACCCTGGTCAGCACCTACGCCAAGG GCTTCACCATCATCATTGAGCCTTTTGATGACAGGACCCCCACCATCGCCAACCCCATCCTGCACTTCAG CTGCATGGACGCCTCCCTGGCCATCAAACCTGTGTTCGAGCGCTTCCAATCTGTCATTATCACCTCCGGG ACGCTGTCCCCACTGGACATCTACCCCAAGATCCTGGACTTCCATCCTGTCACCATGGCAACCTTCACAATGACACTGGCCCGGGTCTGTCTGTGCCCCATG ATCATCGGCAGGGGTAATGACCAGGTGGCCATCAGCTCCAAATTTGAGACCCGGGAAGATATTG CCGTGATCCGGAACTATGGAAACCTCCTGCTGGAGATGTCCGCCGTGGTCCCTGATGGCATCGTGGCCTTCTTcaccagctaccagtacatggagaGCACTGTGGCCTCCTGGTACGAGCAG GGCATCCTTGAGAACATCCAGAGGAACAAGCTGCTCTTCATTGAGACCCAAGATGGGGCCGAGACCAGTGTTGCCCTGGAGAAGTATCAGGAG GCCTGCGAGAATGGCCGAGGGGCCATCCTGCTCTCAGTGGCCCGGGGCAAAGTGTCTGAGGGAATCGACTTCG TGCACCACTTCGGGCGGGCAGTCATCATGTTTGGTGTCCCCTATGTCTACACCCAGAGCCGCATTTTGAAG GCACGGCTGGAATACCTGCGGGACCAGTTCCAGATCCGCGAGAACGACTTCCTCACCTTTGACGCCATGCGGCACGCAGCCCAGTGTGTGGGCCGGGCCATCCGGGGCAAGACAGACTACGGCCTCATGGTCTTCGCTGACAAA CGGTTCGCCAGGGCGGACAAGCGGGGGAAGCTGCCGCGCTGGATCCAGGAGCACCTCACCGACGCCAACCTCAACCTGACCGTGGATGAGGGCGTCCAGGTCGCCAAGTACTTCCTGAGGCAGATGGCGCAGCCTTTCCACCGG GAGGATCAGCTGGGGCTGTCCCTTCTCAGCCTGGAGCAGCTGGAGTCGGAGGAGACGCTGCAGAGGATCGAGCAGATTGCCCAGCAGATGTGA
- the Klc3 gene encoding kinesin light chain 3 isoform X2, whose protein sequence is MSVQVVPPGSMGLGPERLNPEELVRQTRQVVQGLEALRAEHRSLAGHLAETLAAHGPAPGSELLEEKQQVVGHSLEAIELGLGEAQVLLALSAHVGVLEAEKQRLRAQARRLAQENVWLREELEETQRRLRASEEAVAQLEEEKHHLEFLGQLRQYDPPEESQRPESPPRRDSLASLFPSEEEERRGPEAAGAAAAQQGGYEIPARLRTLHNLVIQYAGQGRYEVAVPLCRQALEDLERSSGHCHPDVATMLNILALVYRDQNKYKEATDLLHDALQIREQTLGPEHPAVAATLNNLAVLYGKRGRYREAEPLCQRALEIREKVLGADHPDVAKQLNNLALLCQNQGKFEDVERHYARALSIYEALGGPHDPNVAKTKNNLASAYLKQNKYEQAEELYREILHREGLPPPLGAPNTGTAGEAEQQALRRSSSFSKLRESLRRGSEKLVSRLRGEGLAGAAGMKRAMSLNVLNTESVRAPGAQLRSRPLSELPWTLSASIQDMSPR, encoded by the exons ATGTCGGTGCAGGTGGTGCCCCCTGGGAGCATGGGGCTGGGCCCAGAGCGCCTGAACCCCGAGGAGCTGGTGCGGCAGACGCGGCAGGTGGTGCAGGGGCTGGAGGCCCTGCGGGCAGAGCATCGCAGCCTGGCTGGGCACCTGGCGGAGACCCTGGCGGCACATGGTCCTGCGCCTGGCTCGGAGCTGCTGGAGGAGAAGCAGCAGGTGGTGGGCCACTCCCTGGAGGCCATCGAGCTGGGGCTAGGTGAAGCCCAG GTGCTGCTGGCCCTCTCAGCGCACGTGGGTGTGCTGGAGGCGGAGAAGCAGCGGCTGCGGGCGCAGGCCCGGAGGCTGGCGCAGGAGAATGTCTGGCTGCGCGAGGAGCTGGAGGAGACACAGCGGCGGCTGCGGGCCAGCGAGGAGGCCGTGGCGCagctggaggaggagaagcaCCACCTTGAGTTCCTGGGGCAGCTGCGGCAGTACGACCCGCCCGAGGAGAGCCAG CGCCCCGAGTCCCCGCCTCGCCGAGACAGCCTGGCCTCCCTGTTCCCCagtgaggaggaggagaggagag GTCCTGAAGCAGCAGGGGCCGCGGCAGCCCAGCAGGGCGGATACGAGATCCCTGCCCGCCTTCGGACCCTGCACAACCTGGTGATCCAGTACGCGGGTCAGGGCCGCTACGAGGTCGCTGTGCCTCTGTGCCGCCAGGCCTTGGAGGACCTGGAGCGGAGCTCAGGCCACTGCCACCCTGATGTGGCCACCATGCTCAACATTCTGGCCCTGGTGTACAG GGACCAGAACAAGTACAAGGAGGCGACAGACCTTCTCCACGACGCCCTGCAGATCCGGGAGCAGACGCTGGGTCCCGAACACCCTGCA GTGGCCGCCACCCTCAACAACCTGGCTGTCCTCTATGGGAAACGTGGGCGTTACCGGGAGGCAGAGCCCCTGTGCCAGCGTGCCCTGGAGATCCGTGAGAAG GTCCTGGGCGCCGACCACCCAGACGTGGCCAAGCAGCTCAACAACCTGGCCCTGCTCTGCCAGAACCAGGGCAAGTTCGAGGACGTGGAGCGGCACTACGCCCGCGCCCTGAGCATCTACGAGGCCCTGGGTGGCCCCCACGACCCCAATGTGGCCAAGACCAAGAACAACCTG GCCTCCGCCTACCTGAAGCAGAACAAGTACGAGCAGGCAGAGGAGCTGTACAGGGAGATCCTCCACAGGGAGGGCCTGCCGCCACCTCTGG GAGCTCCTAACACAGGCACAGCTGGTGAAGCAGAACAACAG GCTCTTCGAAGGAGCAGCTCATTCTCTAAGCTCCGTGAGTCTCTCCGGCGGGGAAGTGAGAAGCTGGTGTCCCGCCTCCGAGGGGAGGGCTTGGCAGGGGCAGCAGG GATGAAGAGAGCCATGTCCCTAAATGTGCTGAATACAGAGAGTGTCAGAGCTCCGGGGGCTCAG CTCCGCAGTCGGCCCTTGAGTGAGCTCCCTTGGACCCTCAGTGCCAGTATCCAGGACATGAGCCCCCGCTAA
- the Klc3 gene encoding kinesin light chain 3 isoform X1: MSVQVVPPGSMGLGPERLNPEELVRQTRQVVQGLEALRAEHRSLAGHLAETLAAHGPAPGSELLEEKQQVVGHSLEAIELGLGEAQVLLALSAHVGVLEAEKQRLRAQARRLAQENVWLREELEETQRRLRASEEAVAQLEEEKHHLEFLGQLRQYDPPEESQRPESPPRRDSLASLFPSEEEERRGPEAAGAAAAQQGGYEIPARLRTLHNLVIQYAGQGRYEVAVPLCRQALEDLERSSGHCHPDVATMLNILALVYRDQNKYKEATDLLHDALQIREQTLGPEHPAVAATLNNLAVLYGKRGRYREAEPLCQRALEIREKVLGADHPDVAKQLNNLALLCQNQGKFEDVERHYARALSIYEALGGPHDPNVAKTKNNLASAYLKQNKYEQAEELYREILHREGLPPPLGAPNTGTAGEAEQQALRRSSSFSKLRESLRRGSEKLVSRLRGEGLAGAAGMKRAMSLNVLNTESVRAPGAQVSQLRSRPLSELPWTLSASIQDMSPR; the protein is encoded by the exons ATGTCGGTGCAGGTGGTGCCCCCTGGGAGCATGGGGCTGGGCCCAGAGCGCCTGAACCCCGAGGAGCTGGTGCGGCAGACGCGGCAGGTGGTGCAGGGGCTGGAGGCCCTGCGGGCAGAGCATCGCAGCCTGGCTGGGCACCTGGCGGAGACCCTGGCGGCACATGGTCCTGCGCCTGGCTCGGAGCTGCTGGAGGAGAAGCAGCAGGTGGTGGGCCACTCCCTGGAGGCCATCGAGCTGGGGCTAGGTGAAGCCCAG GTGCTGCTGGCCCTCTCAGCGCACGTGGGTGTGCTGGAGGCGGAGAAGCAGCGGCTGCGGGCGCAGGCCCGGAGGCTGGCGCAGGAGAATGTCTGGCTGCGCGAGGAGCTGGAGGAGACACAGCGGCGGCTGCGGGCCAGCGAGGAGGCCGTGGCGCagctggaggaggagaagcaCCACCTTGAGTTCCTGGGGCAGCTGCGGCAGTACGACCCGCCCGAGGAGAGCCAG CGCCCCGAGTCCCCGCCTCGCCGAGACAGCCTGGCCTCCCTGTTCCCCagtgaggaggaggagaggagag GTCCTGAAGCAGCAGGGGCCGCGGCAGCCCAGCAGGGCGGATACGAGATCCCTGCCCGCCTTCGGACCCTGCACAACCTGGTGATCCAGTACGCGGGTCAGGGCCGCTACGAGGTCGCTGTGCCTCTGTGCCGCCAGGCCTTGGAGGACCTGGAGCGGAGCTCAGGCCACTGCCACCCTGATGTGGCCACCATGCTCAACATTCTGGCCCTGGTGTACAG GGACCAGAACAAGTACAAGGAGGCGACAGACCTTCTCCACGACGCCCTGCAGATCCGGGAGCAGACGCTGGGTCCCGAACACCCTGCA GTGGCCGCCACCCTCAACAACCTGGCTGTCCTCTATGGGAAACGTGGGCGTTACCGGGAGGCAGAGCCCCTGTGCCAGCGTGCCCTGGAGATCCGTGAGAAG GTCCTGGGCGCCGACCACCCAGACGTGGCCAAGCAGCTCAACAACCTGGCCCTGCTCTGCCAGAACCAGGGCAAGTTCGAGGACGTGGAGCGGCACTACGCCCGCGCCCTGAGCATCTACGAGGCCCTGGGTGGCCCCCACGACCCCAATGTGGCCAAGACCAAGAACAACCTG GCCTCCGCCTACCTGAAGCAGAACAAGTACGAGCAGGCAGAGGAGCTGTACAGGGAGATCCTCCACAGGGAGGGCCTGCCGCCACCTCTGG GAGCTCCTAACACAGGCACAGCTGGTGAAGCAGAACAACAG GCTCTTCGAAGGAGCAGCTCATTCTCTAAGCTCCGTGAGTCTCTCCGGCGGGGAAGTGAGAAGCTGGTGTCCCGCCTCCGAGGGGAGGGCTTGGCAGGGGCAGCAGG GATGAAGAGAGCCATGTCCCTAAATGTGCTGAATACAGAGAGTGTCAGAGCTCCGGGGGCTCAGGTGAG CCAGCTCCGCAGTCGGCCCTTGAGTGAGCTCCCTTGGACCCTCAGTGCCAGTATCCAGGACATGAGCCCCCGCTAA